A region of the Struthio camelus isolate bStrCam1 chromosome 11, bStrCam1.hap1, whole genome shotgun sequence genome:
ACAGCAACTGGACTTCATCTTATTCCCATTCTGAAAGTCTCTGTAGAGGGTTGTATTTGTTATCACCCTCAGTGCTACCCAGAAGAAATGCGTGCAATATAGCTAAGGCAAGGACTGGTCACTTGCCCCTGCAGCCTGTGGGACCCAAGCCAGCTGCCTTATATCTGTTATAAGGGTATTTTTCCACCATAACCAGTGGTTCAAGTCAGCCTCAGATGAGCATGGAGTGGCATTTTAACACTGCCAGAAAGAATAATAGCTGCAAAGGAGGCTTTTGTCCATTTATCCATTTTGTCATGGCACTAACTTGAAATACCTAAGAGCAGCAGCCCTAACAAAGCCAGGTTAGCCTTAACTCAGAACATGGGGCAGAAAGCTGAGCCAGGCTGAGGTAGAATTAAAGACAAAGAATAAAGAACCAGCTTTTCTGCCAGAAAACTAAGCACCCTGGAAACCTTATTTATAAGACATTGAGGAGGTAAGATAAGAGCTCTTCTATAGAGAGAGGCCTGCAGGTCTCAGGACAGTCGCCTCTACTCTCACACCATTCCCCACAGAACGTGTAAACGCTGGAAGAAGGACACTCCAATTACAGCAGGGCAACGTTTCACACTACTCTCTTCTTTACACCCATCTGTTGTGCCCAGACTTGCTGGGCTGAAGGCTCAGTCAGAGTCCCTGGCCCCAAAGCTAACCCCTGTGCTCTGCTGCCTGGTGGGGAACACGGCAAACAAACACGTGCATCAGGCTTTTGGCACACAGCTGTACTGCTGAGGAGCAAGGAGGTACCATGAACGCTCTGCCACACAGGGGACTGGAAATACAGGCCTGTGATCTCTGTCAGCGTTCATCAATCTGTTCATCCTGCTACAAAGCAGACCCTCTGCAGTAGCTCCAGGAAGACTGACCCTGGCTAGGGcagctttctctctctgctgttacTCAGAGGGTCAGATGCTCTCTCAGCCACCACACTGCCCCCACGGCTGCCTTGCTGTGGGATAATAGGAATGAGTGGATTCTTTCTCAAGACACATTCACACCTTAGGTATCTTGATTGACCAAGCAGTAGTATGGTTTGCACTGCTCACTAGAGTTCATGTCATCCTTCTTCCTGAACTGGAGGGGAAAGACTGGATTAATTACCAATTCCTGCAGGGAAAATAACAGGTCCAAcaacatcagatttttttttttagctgctcaCAGAGGCAGTCACATGCACTGGAGCAGCCACAGCTCGTCAATGAATAACTCGCCAGCCAATAAAACAGTCAGCCAGAAGTACTGCAGGTAACCTGACCTTTTGGAGCAACAGCAACAGTCCCAGAACAAGCTGTATTGTGTTAAGGCACAGCAGATTACACTTGAGAAATGTACTGTACAACTCCTCCTTTCCCTGAGCATGGCACAACCAGGACAGTACAGGCAGCCCGCGTGCTCCTGGCCCCATTCAGTCTCTGAACAGGTCCAGTGTGCTAGGATCCACCGAGTCATTTCATGAGAGGAAAAGCTACCACCccagagatatatatatatatttttttaaatgttccccTACCCGTCCTTTTCATATAAAGCACGAAGATGAGCCTGAGCAGCATCACATAGTGTTTCTCCCCACAGCAATGGAAGCAGCATCAGTTCTCTGAGCCACTGTGGTCACCCCTCTCTTCCTTCACTTCGGACAGGCTGCTCTCATCTATGTTCTCCAGCGAGGCAGCATGCTGGAGCACCAGCTCTGACAGCTCCAAGGGAGGAAGCTTGTTCTGCTCGGGGTACAGCCAGGGTTTCAGGCTTACATCATGCTGCTGCTTCCAGGCAGGATACTTCACACAGGCCTTGTACAATTTCTTCAACATCTGATCAGAAGtagagaagcagagggggaaaaacaaccaTGGAAGCTTAGAAGAAGTCAAGGCACGTTTCCCATCTAGCCAGTACTAACACCTGATCCATTTCTTTTGTGGTTGCCTAAGAAAGGGCTCAGGGCCCCATACAGAAAAGGGCAGGACAGGTAAACTCCTTTATGGGACCATCTTCTATTTGCCTAGACCCCCTGAAGACACCAGCTGCCTTAGAAAGCACGAAATGAAGACTTCCTGCACAACGTCAACTAGGGACTGAAATCCTCTGCCACTCTGTCCTGCTGTGACACCAGAGACCcctccagcacagctctgccaacCAGTTCAGGAGCTCCAAAAGCCACCGAGCCTCCAGATCCTGTTCAGATGGAGCATCAACAGTGGGGATGAGACAGATCATTGTGCAAATGTGAACCAGAATTGTGCTATTATTCACTTCCTGCTGGCTTTGGAAGTGAATCAGAGTCAGCTGGTGAGACTGGTAAGGCTGGCATAAGGCAATACCACACCAGAGATTAGCTAAAATGTTCATTTCTAGTTCAGCCCTATTCTGCAGCCCCGCCACGGAGGAAGGCCCATCCTCTGCAGCCCTTTGCTCCAACCACAGGGGTGGGACTTGGCACATGCATGCTGGAAACGCTCCACTCACCCGTGGTGCCAGGTACTGGGAAGCTTTATTTACAACCCACTTCGGCAACGACCCTAACATATtgagggggaaaaccagaagtTAGTGTGCCAGAAAATAGCTGTCCTCCTACCAACCACTGAGCAGCCCCCACAGCAGGCTGCAACATTAACATCAACGCATGCCAAAGAGGGTCTGGAATAAAGAGGTGCTTCAGACTTACCTTTCGGATCCACCTGAGCCAGGTAagtcaggctgcagctgctgggccCAGTTGAATGCACCAGGTATCCCGTTAAGAGAGACACTGCCCTTACCAGATCCTTGCGTGGAGGGTATTTCTGTGCAGACACATTAGACAGTCAGATACTACCTTCCACTTTCCCCGACCTCTCCCCCTCTCAGGTCTAACACTGAATACACAGGGCAAACAGACCAGGCTAGAGGCACAGACGAGGTGCCTCAAGATGAGGGCGTGTAAAGGAATCACACAGCTACCTGCTAGGTGCTTTGGGAGTCCTAATAGATCCCAGACACAGGCAGGACGTTGCTGTCTACAGATATCCTGCTGCACTTGTGAGAGGATGGCACTGAGCAGGTGTAGCTCAGCTAATCCTAGTCAGCAGACCCTCTGGACTCCTAATTCAGGAGAATTCATGCAGCTGGTGACCAACCACCCCTAGGATGCCAGTTTTGCCCTTCACAGGACCAGGCAGTCCCTAGGATCACTGAAACTGAACGGCCATCCAGCCCAGCCTGCTCTTCACTCACCGGGTGTTTGACAGAGAAGTTGATGATGGCATGATACCCATCCTGAACCTGCCAGGACCGCAGCGTCACCACATCCCTGTTCTTTAAGGGCTTCGGGCACCGCCCTggacaaagaagaaagcaagacGCTTTATCTTCCTGAGCAAGCCATGGGGTCTGCATGGATGTGCAGTCACTCTACAGGCTTTCTGCCTTGCCCGAGTGTCCTCCTTTAGTTCACTCAGTGATCTCACTGTAGTCTACGAGCAGCATCCCCCCACCCCTCACCAGCCCAACTGGTGCTAACTACCTCCTGTAGCAGAGGTCTTAAGGGGTGTCCTGGACCCCGAATGTATTTCTCCTGCCAGGAAGCCCAGCCAGAGTGGGCGTCTGTTCCAGAGGCAACAAGATGGTGGTTGAAGAGGTCAGTCCCATCTCCTGACAGGCTCAGCCAACCAAAGCAGCCCTCCAGCCCTCACTCACAGGCATAGTAGCCCACATCCGCGTTGGCAGCCACCTGGGCGATGTCATGCGTGTCGATGACGTTGGTGTCCCATTTTCGGCGATACTCAATGTCGTGCAGCACGTCGTACACCGTCTCCGCCGGCACGTCCGGGATGTCGATGCGGCACTGCGGATGGGAGCGCCGGAGGATGGGGACGCGCTCCGCCAGCCCGCGGCCCTCCTCGGCGGGGAAGGGGCGCCCCCGTCCCCGCGGAGGCGGCTCCCCTCCGGCACGGGAGCGGATCAGCCAGGCCGAAAAGCCCCCTCGACGCCCCCGGCACGCTCCAGGCGGATTCCCGAAACACGGCACAAGCGAACAGGAGGACGAGGCTCACCAAGGGCCCGCGGGGGGAGATCCCGTCACACCACTCATCCCAGAGAGcgaggagaaaaagcagagaaagaggaacAGAGCCACCAGTCCCGTCGCCTGCCCCCACCACGGCGCCAGGACCGCCGCCCCGGCGAGGGGAGAAGCCGCTCGGCCTCCGCCCCGGCATCGCCCGCCCCGGGgcaggcagcccccggccccgaggCGCCTCACACGGCGccgcagcggcccggcccggccgccccacctTGAGCCGGTGCACaccggagcccggcggcggcgcctggaTGCAGACGGCGAGGCCGTCGCGGCCGTAGCAGCTCTGCCAGCCGCCGTCGCCCTCACACTGCTGCCGGAAGGCGCGGAAGGCGGCGGCGTCGGGCACCCGCGCGGGCTCCATGCGGCGCCGCCACCCTccgtcccgcgccgccgccgcggccctgcgCGCTCTGCGTAGgcgcccgcccctgcccccgccttccgcgcccgccccggcgcagcgCCCGTCGCGGATACCGCCCCCCGTAACAGGTGCTCGGAGCCCCGGGCTCCGCCTCCGAGGTCGCCAATCACCGAGAGAGCCGGGGCAGgtgggggcgccgccgcccgcggatTGGCCGCCGTGCCTTGGGGCAGGCGCCAACGGATTGGATAGGCCGGAAACGGCGGCCGCGCGCCCATTGGTGGGTTTCGTAGTTTATTAGGGTGCAACGGTCCCGCGGCACCCCCGGCCGCGCCTCGCACCGGCCAGGGCGGGGGCAACGCCGTGCGCGCCACGTGGGCGCAGCGGCGCGAGCGGCGGCCGGCTGGGCGGGGCCGGAGGAGTGACGTGGCGcggagccccgccccgccccggtcTCCGCGCTGGCGCTGGCTGGGGGCCGCGGACCGCGCCTCACCGCGCCCCCGGCGCCTGCCTCGCTGCCGGAGAAACGCTCGCCCCTCATAAACGCGTTGTTTTCCTCTACGAGCGCCCGAGGCGGGACAGAGGCTTCTGACGCGCTACGCGAAGGCAGCACGAGCTGCCTCTCCCGCAGGAGGACAGAGGAGACGTTGGTGAAATAACTTTATTTAGTGTGATACACGGCTGTGGTCAGACAGTCCATATTCATATTAATAGTCACACTTACTTGGCTAACAGCTAGGAGACAGCAGGGCCAGAGACACACACTCAATATTATACACATCCATAGAGAAGACAGTGGGAAGtgaactattttatttcactagttatcccccccccccttacttaaggtctcccctcccccccaatcccCTCCCACCAAAGTCCAGTGACTCAGAACAATACGACAGCAGTGGCAGGGCACGTCTGCCCGTGAGAA
Encoded here:
- the LOC104152365 gene encoding LOW QUALITY PROTEIN: START domain-containing protein 10 (The sequence of the model RefSeq protein was modified relative to this genomic sequence to represent the inferred CDS: inserted 1 base in 1 codon) — translated: MEPARVPDAAAFRAFRQQCEGDGGWQSCYGRDGLAVCIQAPPPGSGVHRLKCRIDIPDVPAETVYDVLHDIEYRRKWDTNVIDTHDIAQVAANADVGYYAWRCPKPLKNRDVVTLRSWQVQDGYHAIINFSVKHPKYPPRKDLVRAVSLLTGYLVHSTGPSSCSLTYLAQVDPKGKSEAPLYSRPSLACVDVNVAACCGGCSVVGRRTAIFWHTNFWFSPXNMLGSLPKWVVNKASQYLAPRMLKKLYKACVKYPAWKQQHDVSLKPWLYPEQNKLPPLELSELVLQHAASLENIDESSLSEVKEERGDHSGSEN